The Bacteroidia bacterium genome window below encodes:
- a CDS encoding M48 family metallopeptidase — protein sequence MEQTYFYIILGILIFNFVLGELLDYLNSKRWSKTLPEELKVYYDEEKYRKAQEYNREKRRLGIISSTLSFIAILVVILLGGFGWLHTALIPYFDNLILFTLVYFGVLGIASDLLGLPFSLYNTFVIEEKYGFNRTTVKIFIVDKLKGYLLAILIGGLLMAAILWFILETGQDFWLYAWLIAAAFIVFANFFYTSLIIPLFNKLSPLEEGELREKIVAYAESVNFPLKNILVMDSSKRSSKGNAFFSGFGRSKKIVLFDTLIEQNSPESLVAILAHEVGHYKKKHIVLNLVLSLLQTGIMLFIFSRFVFSEDLSAALGAPEWSLPVNIIAFGILYEPISLILGLLMNYLSRKHEYQADAFAAKTADGTALKEGLIKLHTDHFANLRPHPAYVFFHYSHPPLLSRLKSIENPA from the coding sequence ATGGAACAAACTTACTTTTATATTATACTGGGAATCCTGATATTCAATTTCGTGCTGGGCGAGTTGCTGGATTATCTGAACAGCAAGCGATGGAGCAAAACTTTGCCGGAGGAACTTAAGGTATATTATGATGAGGAAAAATACCGAAAAGCGCAGGAATACAACCGGGAGAAAAGACGGCTGGGAATTATCAGCAGCACCCTCAGTTTTATCGCCATTCTGGTTGTCATTTTACTGGGCGGCTTTGGCTGGCTTCATACAGCTCTGATCCCATATTTCGATAATCTTATACTCTTTACGCTCGTCTACTTTGGTGTGCTGGGAATCGCCTCTGATCTGCTGGGGCTGCCATTTTCTCTCTACAACACTTTTGTAATTGAGGAAAAATATGGTTTCAACCGCACCACTGTCAAAATCTTTATAGTTGATAAGCTTAAAGGATATCTGCTCGCCATACTGATCGGAGGTTTGCTGATGGCCGCGATACTCTGGTTTATTCTTGAGACCGGCCAGGATTTCTGGCTGTACGCCTGGTTGATTGCCGCTGCCTTTATCGTTTTTGCCAACTTCTTCTATACCAGCCTCATTATTCCGCTCTTCAACAAATTGAGTCCGCTGGAGGAAGGTGAACTTCGGGAAAAAATAGTGGCCTATGCAGAAAGTGTGAATTTTCCGCTGAAGAATATCCTGGTAATGGACAGCTCCAAACGCTCCAGCAAAGGCAACGCGTTTTTCTCAGGGTTTGGGAGAAGCAAAAAAATTGTTCTGTTTGATACCCTTATTGAGCAAAATTCTCCTGAATCGCTGGTGGCTATTTTGGCTCATGAAGTAGGTCATTATAAAAAGAAACATATTGTGCTGAACCTGGTGCTGTCGCTTCTTCAGACCGGGATTATGCTGTTTATCTTCAGTCGCTTTGTTTTTTCGGAGGATCTGTCGGCAGCATTGGGAGCTCCTGAATGGAGTTTGCCTGTGAATATTATAGCCTTCGGAATACTTTATGAACCTATTTCACTCATTTTAGGGTTATTAATGAATTACCTTTCAAGAAAACATGAATACCAGGCTGATGCTTTTGCGGCTAAAACGGCAGACGGCACTGCGCTAAAGGAAGGATTGATAAAATTACATACAGATCATTTTGCCAATCTTCGTCCCCATCCCGCATACGTTTTCTTCCATTATTCGCACCCGCCACTTCTCAGCCGGTTGAAATCAATTGAAAATCCTGCCTGA